Proteins encoded in a region of the Esox lucius isolate fEsoLuc1 chromosome 9, fEsoLuc1.pri, whole genome shotgun sequence genome:
- the LOC117594880 gene encoding B-cell receptor CD22-like, with the protein MALTTAVHVLVFTLLYVAVVLGQNGWGVTYSTQSICVLKGSTVELSCTYKYPSGHKVASTFWFTRDFVNLSDEPDYRGRVTYRNNTNNHTLMITDLRESDSAEYKFRFITDQTGGKWFGQPGVKLTVKGLQVKLTPATVTEGQNVTLTCITSCPLTDTPTYIWYKKNVTSPKASGQSYSISNITSEDSGEYYCEAQNIYGRPNSSTVSVDVQYAPKNILASVSPSGEIVEGSSVSLTCTSDANPPVDKYTWYKKNVTSPKASGQSYSITNITSEDSGEYYCEATNAIGNKTSAVVCLMVLKKQSYEMLVVVGITVVILVLILCLSGFICFRKKAPKSVPDTKDKSDNEQGNPNPTNCNISSVGVTSEKRDQSDDLHYTGVDIHRAKMQDVPLYSNAQTQEQDEDVQYAAVKFNPPSAATQPAMHGVEEEPSVLYSTVNILRINRT; encoded by the exons ATGGCCTTGACAACAGCAGTACATGTGTTGGTGTTTACACTGCTGTATGTGGCAG TGGTACTGGGTCAGAATGGATGGGGTGTGACCTACTCCACTCAGAGTATCTGTGTCTTGAAGGGGTCAACAGTGGAGCTTAGCTGCACCTACAAGTATCCAAGTGGTCATAAAGTCGCATCAACCTTCTGGTTCACTAGAGATTTTGTGAATCTGAGTGATGAACCAGACTATAGAGGTCGTGTGACATATCGTAACAATACAAATAACCACACCCTGATGatcacagacctgagagagagtgaCTCGGCTGAGTACAAGTTCAGATTCATAACAGATCAGACTGGAGGGAAATGGTTCGGCCAACCTGGAGTAAAACTGACTGTCAAAG GTCTACAGGTGAAGTTGACTCCTGCTACAGTGACTGAGGGACAGaatgtaacactgacctgtatCACATCATGTCCTCTGACTGACACccccacctacatctggtacaagaagaatgtaacctcaccaaaagcatcaggacagagttatAGCATCAgtaacatcacatctgaggacagtggagaatattactgtgaggctCAGAATATATATGGACGTCCCAACTcttctactgtctctgtggATGTTCAAT ATGCTCCAAAGAACATCTTAGCatcagtcagtccctctggtgaaatagtgGAAGGCAGTTCAGTGTCTCTGACCTGCAccagtgatgccaacccacctgtggacaaatacacctggtacaagaagaatgtaacctcaccaaaagcatcaggacagagttacagcatcactaacatcacatctgaagacagtggagaatattactgtgaggcAACAAATGCTATTGGAAACAAAACTTCAGCTGTTGTTTGTCTtatggttttga AGAAACAATCCTATGAAATGCTTGTGGTTGTGGGAATCACAGTGGTTattctggttctcatcctctgtctctctggcttcATCTGTTTCAG AAAGAAGGCCCCCAAATCCGTCCCTGACACAAAAGACAAATCAGACAATGAACAG GGAAACCCCAACCCTACAAACTGCAACATCTCCAGCGTTGGTGTGACCTCTGAGAAAAGAGACCAGTCTGATGACCTTCACTACACCGGCGTTGACATCCACCGGGCCAAGATGCAGGACGTCCCTCTGTACAGCAACGCCCAAACCCAGGAACAGGATGAGGATGTCCAGTACGCCGCCGTGAAGTTCAACCCTCCCAGCGCTGCCACTCA aCCGGCAATGCATGGAGTTGAGGAAGAACCCTCTGTGTTGTACAGCACAGTCAACATCCTCAGAATTAATAGGACCTGA